The following is a genomic window from Capnocytophaga stomatis.
CGTATAACACGCAAGGTACCTGTCCAGCATTACGTAAGGCTTTGCTCGCTGCTTTGCCCACGCTTTCTCTTTGAGATCCTTTGATTGTAATTGATTGCATATAAAAATTATTTAATTATTTACTTTTCTAATTTGTAGCCTTCAAACAAAACTACATTCTTTTCTTATTTATAAAAATTTCAAAAAACTAAACTTATAAAACTTCTATAAAGATTTTTTACATTATAAATTTTGAACTTATTGATGTATTCTCGTGTACTCTATGCATAACTTCTGCAAACAAATCTGCACAGCTAAGCACTTTAATTTTTTCAGATTCTCTTTTCAACGGAATGGAATCCGTAACAATAAGCTCTTCCAATTGTGAATTTTCGATACGCTCATAAGCCCCTCCACTTAGGATTGCGTGAGTTGTTACCGCTCTGACACTCAAGGCTCCTCGTTCTTTCATTAACTCGGCTGCTTTTACCAAAGTACCTGCCGTATCAACCATATCGTCAACCAAAACTACATTTCTTCCCTCTACCTCTCCGATTAACTCCATAGTTTCAATCACGTTAGCTTGCTTGCGTTGTTTATAGCAAACTACAACCTCACTGTTCAAGTATTTGGAGTAAGCATAGGCTCTTTTTGAACCTCCCATATCCGGTGAAGCCATACACAATTTCTCAAGACCTAAACTTTGAAGATAAGGCAAGAAAATCGTTGAGGCATACAGATGATCAACCGGACGCTCAAAAAAACCTTGAATCTGGTCAGCGTGCAGATCCATTGTGATAATTCGCGTAGCTCCAGCCGATTCCAAAAGATTTGCTACTAACTTCGCAGCAATTGGCACTCTTGGTTTGTCTTTTCTATCCTGACGAGCCCATCCGAAATAAGGCATCACTGCCGTAATGTGACGTGCCGAAGCTCTTTTTGCGGCATCCAACATCAACAACATTTCCATTAAGTTTTCACAACTCGGATTAGTTGAACCAATAATAAAAACCCTTGCCCCACGCACAGACTCCTCAAAAGAAGGCTGAAACTCTCCATCACTAAAACGCGAAATTTTAACTTCCCCCAAATGAGTTCCGTACTTCTCCGCAATTTTCTTTGCCAACTCAACACTTTGTGTACAAGCAAAAATTTTTGATTCTGGTACTATATATGCCATAATATATTTAAGGTGTATGATTGATTTATCTCCGCTTTGCGGGTGCAAATTTATGAATTAAAAAATAATTTTTTGTATTTTTCTCTACTTTTTTTTGCATATAAAAAAAACTTATGTATCTTTGCACCCGAAATAATGAAGGAGATGCCTGAGTGGCGGAATTGGTAGACGCGCACGACTCAAACTCGTGTTCTTCGGAGTGAGGGTTCGATTCCCTCCTCAGGTACAACAAAGTCCCTTGATAATCAATGATTATTGAGGGATTCTTATTTTATAATTGACTTTCCGAATAAATCCTTTACAAAAAAGATTTTGGGTTTTCATACAAAAGGCATATTTTTGTAACCCGCACAAAAAGCTTAGAAACATTATGAAATTAAAACACGCATTTCTTATCATTTTAGTAATTCTGATTATTGATCAATGGAGTAAAATCTACATCAAAACGAACTTCGTATTGAATGAAAAAGTAGAGGTTTTCAGTTGGTTTCAGATACTATTCATTGAAAATGAAGGAGCTGCGTGGGGAACAAAAATCCCTGGAGAATACGGAAAACTTTTCCTGACACTTTTCAGGATTATTGCCGTTTTCGGAATCGGATATTGGCTTTTTGATTCGGTTAAAAAGAAACAACCTAATATTTTAATCGTTTCGATTGCTTTAATCTTAGCCGGAGCTTTAGGCAATATCATTGATTCTGTTTTTTACGGAGTTATTTTTGACCACAGTTACGGAAATGTAGCAACTCTTTTTTCGGACAATCCTTACGGGACGTTACTTCACGGAAAGGTTGTTGATATGTTTTATTTCCCTCTGATAGACACTCAATTACCCGATTGGTTTCCTTTTTGGGGAGGAGAAAGGTTTCGCTTTTTTGAACCTGTTTTCAATGTAGCAGACTCAGCTATTTCGGTTGCAGTGGGATTATTAATTATATTCCACAAAAAAGCATTTCCTAAAAAATAATCATTTTTTCTTGAATCAGAACTTGAAAATTTCAAGCGGAGTAACACAATAACCCAACGGAAAATCAGACTCAAACACATCTTCAATTTTTTCTTCCGGAGAAAAAAAAGACAAACCTATCTTGAGTGAATTCGAGTGGCATTCACAAAGAAATCGGTCGTAATACCCTCCACCATAGCCTATTCTGTTTCCTTTTCTGTCGTAAGCGAGTAAAGGAACAAAAATCACATCTATTTCTGAAGGAGAAACCTTAAACCCGTTTTGTGGCTCCACTATTCCCCAACTATTTTTCTTCAAAATTGTTTGTTCTGTCAGAAGAAAATGACTTAATGATTTCTCTTCTTTGTTCATTTTTGGCAGAATGACATCTTTATCTTTTCCATAAAGAATATTTAAGATGTATTCCGTATTTACCTCGTGCATTTTCTGTATTGGAAGGAAAATATGATACGTTTTGAAATCCCAAATGGGCATTTTCAGCAATTGATTGGCTATTTGCAGACTTTTTTCATCAAGTTCTGCCTGAGAAATTTCAGACCGCAACTGCATATAATGGTTTCTGAGCTCTTTTTTATTCATTTTGACGCTAAAAGATTAGAATTTCCTTCATTTTTTCCCGATTTCCGTTGTATATATTTAGGTCTATCTTCACTTTTGAACCCGGAGTGATTCCATTCTCAGTAAATTGCCACATTTTCCAAGAATAAAGAGATGTTGGAACGGGAACGTTGTTATAATTTGCTATCCAAAGAGGATATTTTTTGAATTTTCCGTACAAATAATCTTCATAGAAGCTGATATAAGTGTAGATAATCGGTTTTACTCCATATTTTTTTTCAACGATATCCAACCATATTTGAATATCCTCCAAATATTGCTGTTTTGTTTTGTGTTTTGGAAGTTTTTCCACATCCAGAATCGGAAGAAAATCTCCCTTTTCGAGATTTACAACTTTGATGTAAGAATTCGCCTGTAAAACAGGGTCTTCATCGGGACGATAATAATGGTACGCACCACGTATCAATTTGTGTTTTTTTGCTTTTTTCCAAAAATAAGGAAAATTTTTATCGGTTGTGTTGTTCCCCATCGTGGCTCGGAATATTGCAAACTCCAACCGAATTGCTCCTTTGTTCAAATGAAGACTATCCCACACAATATCTTCTTTCTCCTGATAATGAGACAAGTCTATACCAAAAGTTTTATCCTTATGTCTGTTTATTATCTGTTCGATTCGTTGTCTTTCGTATATTGTATTTTTCTTCTTCGAGGATATCTTATTTATAATTTTCTGATAATGTGCAGGATAATGATGCCTAACATATAAAACCCCTCCTATCCCAGCACCAAGCAGTAACAAAAAAAGCAACAGAAAAACATTCCTCAAAGAACTTTTCTTTTTCCGTTGGACAGATATTTTTCTTCGCTTTTTCATTGAGTTTATATTAAAAAATCTTGCTAAGTAAACCTTGCAAATATATGAATAAAAACAAAAAAATGTTTCTTAAATTTACTTTTTTGAATCTAACACAAAAAAAGAAAAGAGACTAAATAATTAGTGAGTAAAGATATGAATAGTTTGAAACAATCTTTTGACGAGATAAAGCTACACGGAATTAAAATGAAATAAAAAAAGAAACAAAAATGTTTCATAATATTTGCAAGAAACAAAAATGTTTCATACATTTGCGGTGTTAATTTAAAGTTCATATAAAAATGAAGGTATCAGAAATGTTACGTCTTTTAAAAGAAGATGGTTGGTTTCTGCATAGAGAAGGCAAAAAACATTCTCTATACAAACACGAGACCAAAACAGGTACTGTGATTTTACCAAGACATCCAGCTACAGAGTTGAAGAAGGGTACAGAGCAGTCTATTCTGAAACAGGCAGGGCTTAAATAAGCCCTGCCCTTTAAATTAGTTAAACTTTGAATTTATCGCTTATGGAAATCAGATTAATTTTAGAGAAATCGGCAACAGGATATTCTGCATATTCTGAAGATTTGAAAGGTGTTGCAACTGCAGGAGACACTATTGAGGAAGTAAAAGAAAACTTCAAAGAAGTACTTGATTTACAAGCAGATTACTTAGAGGAGGAGGGAAATACAACACAAGCTACCGAATTAAGAAATGCAAAGATTGCTTATTACTTGGACTTGAATACATTTTTTGAATACTATTCCTTATTCAATAAAAGTGAATTAGCGAAATATTTAGGAATAAATCCAAGTCATTTAAGGAGATTATCCGGAACAAATATTGAATTATCAGAAAAAAAAGCCTTGCAAATCCAAAATGGATTACATAAGTTGGCAGATGATTTAAAGCAAATATGTTTTGCTTAACTTTTGAACTTTTAAATTAACGACAAAGCCTTGAATCAGTTTTCAAGGCTTTTTTACAACTGCGATGCAATTCGTTAATACAAAACTATTTGAATAGATGACTATAATCTTCAGGAAGTTCAGCATCAATATCACGTAAGTACTGTTGTAAAGCTAAAAGTGTTGAATGTCCAGTGATAAGCATCAACTTATCATAAGTTTCCATTTGCCCATATTGAGTACGGAGTTCTCGATATAACTTTGTAATGAATGTATGCCTGAATGAGTACAATCCATAATCTTTGCCCAGCCCTAATTCATCTTTGATGTCTTTAAATCGTTTACTCCAATAATCTCTCTTGTCAGTTTCATTGGTTGTCCAATAATTTGCCCCTTTTGGAGCAAATAAATAAAAATCAGGGTTCAATCCTCTGAAATGCTGAATTTCTTTCATCAGAATTTCAGGAATGATTTTGGTTTTAACTAATTTATTTTTTGCACGAACATTTAGTGTTGCGTCTGTAAAATCAATATCTTTCACTTGCAAACGACATACTTCAATGGGACGCAAAAAGTTATAGGATACAAACTTTACAAACAAAAGCAAATCCTTATCCTTTTGTTGCATAAGTGCAAAAACTTCATTTTCTTGAGTTTTTGTATAAGTTTTGTTGCGTTCGGGCTTGGCTTGTAACTTTTTAATTTTATCGGTTACATTGTGGGCTATAAGTTCGTTTTCCTCCAACGTTGAGAAAACAGCACTCAATACAGTAAGAGTATTGTTTCGATTTCTCGGGCTGGATTTTATTAGCACATAGTTGAGATAGTCGTTGATGTCTTTTTTGGTAATATCCGCAATGTTAGAGTTGTGCAAACCTCTCGCTTTGAGGTATTTTTTAAACTGCTCTACACGGCTTTTGTATTCCTTGAATGTACTTTCTTTGACAATATTTTTTTTAATTTCAAGCACGTAATCTAATGCGGATGAGCAAGTATATTTGTTTTCTGTATCTTCGCCTTCGTACGGAGAAAATCCGTCTTTCAGCAACTTTTCAACGATGTTTCGCAACCGATGAAAGGCTTTGTAACGTTCGTCAAACTCTTTGTATTCCTGATTAATTTTGTAGTAGATTGATGGCTGTTTTACCATTTTCCCGTCCTTATTTCGGAAATAATAGTAAACATACCATCGTTTGTATTTAGCCATAATTTCCTGCTTTTGCTTATCTGAAAAAGCAGACAAAGGACTTTCCGAAACGATTTTAGGGAATATTTGAGGCTTCTTGTAAGGCTTCATATCGTAAGGTTCAAGCGAACAAAGGTTATACTCGCTTTTATACTCGGCACGGATTAAATGGGTAATATTCAACATAAAAAAATACGCCTAAAAGCGTATTTTTCAAATAGTTATAACCTTGTAGCGAAGACGGGATTTGAACCCGTGACCTTTGGGTTATGAATCCAACGCTCTAACCAACTGAGCTACCTCGCCAATTCATAATCACTCTATCCGAGTTTGCGGGTGCAAAGTTAATATTTTTTTTTAATTCTACCAAATTTTCAAGATACTTTTCTCGTTTTCTTTATGTAAAAATTCGGAAAATACTATCCTAAGGTGCTAAACGCTCTATTTTCCAGTCGTAATCTTCGGTGAGCGTGTATCGGATGCGGTCGTGCAAGCGATTGGGACGTCCTTGCCAAAATTCAATAGACTGTGGTCGGACTAAAAATCCGCCCCAGTGTTTCGGTCGAGGCACTTCATCTGTGTATATTTCTTCCAATTTTTGTAATTCATTTTCCAAAAACTCCCTTGACGGAATAACCTCACTTTGCGGAGAAACCAATGCTCCGAGCTTGCTTCCCAAAGGTCGGGATTCAAAATATCCATCGGAAAGATTTTCTGCCAGCTTTTCAGCTACTCCCTTGATAATCACTTGTCGTTCCATACTTGCCCAAAAAAAAGACAAACAAATATTCGGATTCTGAGCAATCGCTTTGCCCTTTTCACTCAAATAATTGGTATAGAAAATGAATCCTTCGTAAGTGTATTTTTTTAAGAGAACAACTCTCGTTTTTGGAAAACCGTCCAACCCGATGGTAGAAACAGACATTGCGTTAGTTTCCTCAACACCGCCGTTTTCCTCCACTTCATAAAACCAAGTTTGGAACAATTGTATCGGATTATCAGGAACATTTACCTCCAACAATTCCTGCTTTTCGTAACTTTTTCGGTATTTGCTTAAATCTTCTTGCATTGTTATCATTCATTAATTATGAAAAACAAACTTCTTTCCGTCTTCGCTCAAAAGTGTGTTCGGGAAAACCTCTTGTGCCTCATCTAAAAATAATTTTTTATCGGAATACCTTGAGGAATAATGTCCTAAGATGAGAGTTTCCGCATTAGCATTTTTGGCAGTCAATCCCGCTTGAAAAGCTGTGGAATGCATCGTTTTGATTGCCAAATCATTATGTTGTTTTAAAAATGTAGATTCGTGATAAACCACTCTCGCTCCCTGAATTTCCTCAGCAAGCGACTCAAAATACAGTGTATCACTACAATAGGCATAACTTTGTGGAGAAATCGGGTTGAAGCTTAAAATTTCATTCGGAATAATTTCTCCATTCTCCAATTCAATATCCTTTCCGTTTTTTATATTCTGATAATCACATATTTGCACTCCGTAATTTTGAATAGCATCTATATTCAAACGGCGTTCGGTTTGCTTCTCTTGAAATAAAAATCCGTTAGTATAGACACGATGTTTCAAAGGAATGGTTCTTACTTGCACCTTTTCATCGTCCAATAATATCTCGGAAACATCTGATTCCAACTCGTGAAAATGTATGTAAAAAGATGACCACGCTCCGCCCAATTTCAGCAGTAGCAATATGGCTTCCTTGATGCCTTTCGGTCCGTAAATGTGCAATTCGGTTTCCCTGCCCAAAAGCTGAAAAGTAGAAATAAGTCCGGGCAAACCGAAAAAATGGTCGCCGTGCAAATGCGAAATAAAAATATGTTTGATACGTGAAAACTTAACATTAGCATTACGTAGCGCCATTTGCGAGCCTTCCCCACAGTCAATCAAAAATAAGTGTCCCCGCATTTCCAAAACTTGCGAAGACGGACGAGCATTTGCCCGAGGCGTAGCACTATGGCAGCCTAAAATAGTGATTTCCATCAAATTTATTTTCTCCTTAAATCAAATTTATATCCTACTGAAAAAGTAAAACTTGATGTTGAAATTGTTTTTGCTTCACTGGCGTAATTTGTCCAACCATCAAAAGTAAAACGAAATACAAAGGGCTTATAGGTAATTCCTGCACCTAATGTTGGAGAAAATCCGTAACGTTTGTAACCATCATTCCCGAAAGGAATCTCTGTTTCTTCAGAATACGACCTTATACTGAATTTTCGTTTTCCTGACAAAAAGACATCCATATAACCCCCAACCAGAACATTGAAATACAAATCATTATACACTCTAACATTAAATTTTAAATTCAGCGGCGTATAAATTGTATGAATGTTTGTACGGTCGGTATAGGTTCCTCTGATAACTTCGGAATTTGATTCTCTGGCATTCCCCTTAATACTTTCACCTCGTGTAATATAAAACACTCCTGACTCTACATCCAAAAAACGAAAAATCGGAAATTCCACATTTGCTCCGATATGGTAACCTATCTTGTAACTTTTCCCATTTCCATAATCAAGCCTTTCAAAATCAAATTGATAAGTAGGAAATACCCATCTATAATTATAGGTGATACCAGGATAAGTATCCACCTTGCTACTATAAGAGGCTTGATCAACATTTAACCCAAACCGAGGAGTTACACTTTGTGAGAAGACACAAGTAACCATAAAAAAGCTCAACAAACACAGTAACTTTTTCATAAAATAATCTGGTTATATTTAAATACCCAAATCTCGTTGAATTTCTTCCATTTCAATAATGTCGTAAGCCTCTTGCAATGTGGGAGTTACATTTACATCATTGGGAATATTTCCGTACGTAATCTCGTCATTTACAATAACAATCGACTTTTTATTTGTTTTATTGTGAAATTTTGAAATCTCAACAAAAGGTTTTAAATCCTTGTTTTCCAAATCTTTAACCGACAACAAATCCAATATCAAATGGAACGATTTTAAATTTTCATCGTTTTTAAAATTTGAAATGAAATCCGGAAGTTCTGATTTTGAGATTTTTAAAACTTTTATATCCTTTTCCTTAGTCATACTATTATTGATTTATTTTCGAAGCCAACAAATAAATTACCGCCATTCGGATTGCTACTCCATTTTCCACCTGTTGAAGAATCACTGACTGCTCAGAATCAGCCACTTCACTGGTGATTTCCACACCTCTGTTTATAGGTCCAGGGTGCATCACAACAATCTCTTTGGGCAATGAATTCAATATTTCTTTGGTCAGTCCGTATTGCTGAACATACTCACGTGTGGAAGGGAAATAGCTGATATCCAGACGTTCATTTTGTATCCGAAGCATATTGGCTACATCGCACCATTCCAACGCTTTACGCAAATCGGTTTCTACACCAACGCCCAATTCGTGTATGTATTTAGGAATGAGCGTTTTTGGTCCGCAAACCTTTACTTGAGCACCTTGCAATTGCAACGCAAAAATATTGGATAATGCCACTCGTGAATGCAATATATCGCCCACAATCACCACTTTTTTTCCTGCAACATCGCCCAATTTCTCTCGAATAGAATACGAGTCCAATAGGGCTTGCGTAGGATGTTCGTGAGCTCCGTCGCCTGCATTTATGATAGAAGCCTTTACGTGTTTCGACAAAAACACTCCTGCCCCTGGATTAGGATGCCGCATAACCACCATATCCACCTTCATCGCAAGGATATTATTCACCGTATCTATTAGCGTTTCTCCCTTAGCCACAGAGGATTGCGATGCCGAAAAATTTATTATATCAGCAGAAAGACGCTTTTCAGCCAACT
Proteins encoded in this region:
- a CDS encoding ribose-phosphate pyrophosphokinase, giving the protein MAYIVPESKIFACTQSVELAKKIAEKYGTHLGEVKISRFSDGEFQPSFEESVRGARVFIIGSTNPSCENLMEMLLMLDAAKRASARHITAVMPYFGWARQDRKDKPRVPIAAKLVANLLESAGATRIITMDLHADQIQGFFERPVDHLYASTIFLPYLQSLGLEKLCMASPDMGGSKRAYAYSKYLNSEVVVCYKQRKQANVIETMELIGEVEGRNVVLVDDMVDTAGTLVKAAELMKERGALSVRAVTTHAILSGGAYERIENSQLEELIVTDSIPLKRESEKIKVLSCADLFAEVMHRVHENTSISSKFIM
- a CDS encoding lipoprotein signal peptidase, with amino-acid sequence MKLKHAFLIILVILIIDQWSKIYIKTNFVLNEKVEVFSWFQILFIENEGAAWGTKIPGEYGKLFLTLFRIIAVFGIGYWLFDSVKKKQPNILIVSIALILAGALGNIIDSVFYGVIFDHSYGNVATLFSDNPYGTLLHGKVVDMFYFPLIDTQLPDWFPFWGGERFRFFEPVFNVADSAISVAVGLLIIFHKKAFPKK
- a CDS encoding 5-formyltetrahydrofolate cyclo-ligase, whose product is MNKKELRNHYMQLRSEISQAELDEKSLQIANQLLKMPIWDFKTYHIFLPIQKMHEVNTEYILNILYGKDKDVILPKMNKEEKSLSHFLLTEQTILKKNSWGIVEPQNGFKVSPSEIDVIFVPLLAYDRKGNRIGYGGGYYDRFLCECHSNSLKIGLSFFSPEEKIEDVFESDFPLGYCVTPLEIFKF
- a CDS encoding GH25 family lysozyme, producing the protein MKKRRKISVQRKKKSSLRNVFLLLFLLLLGAGIGGVLYVRHHYPAHYQKIINKISSKKKNTIYERQRIEQIINRHKDKTFGIDLSHYQEKEDIVWDSLHLNKGAIRLEFAIFRATMGNNTTDKNFPYFWKKAKKHKLIRGAYHYYRPDEDPVLQANSYIKVVNLEKGDFLPILDVEKLPKHKTKQQYLEDIQIWLDIVEKKYGVKPIIYTYISFYEDYLYGKFKKYPLWIANYNNVPVPTSLYSWKMWQFTENGITPGSKVKIDLNIYNGNREKMKEILIF
- a CDS encoding type II toxin-antitoxin system HicA family toxin, coding for MKVSEMLRLLKEDGWFLHREGKKHSLYKHETKTGTVILPRHPATELKKGTEQSILKQAGLK
- a CDS encoding type II toxin-antitoxin system HicB family antitoxin, with amino-acid sequence MEIRLILEKSATGYSAYSEDLKGVATAGDTIEEVKENFKEVLDLQADYLEEEGNTTQATELRNAKIAYYLDLNTFFEYYSLFNKSELAKYLGINPSHLRRLSGTNIELSEKKALQIQNGLHKLADDLKQICFA
- a CDS encoding tyrosine-type recombinase/integrase; protein product: MLNITHLIRAEYKSEYNLCSLEPYDMKPYKKPQIFPKIVSESPLSAFSDKQKQEIMAKYKRWYVYYYFRNKDGKMVKQPSIYYKINQEYKEFDERYKAFHRLRNIVEKLLKDGFSPYEGEDTENKYTCSSALDYVLEIKKNIVKESTFKEYKSRVEQFKKYLKARGLHNSNIADITKKDINDYLNYVLIKSSPRNRNNTLTVLSAVFSTLEENELIAHNVTDKIKKLQAKPERNKTYTKTQENEVFALMQQKDKDLLLFVKFVSYNFLRPIEVCRLQVKDIDFTDATLNVRAKNKLVKTKIIPEILMKEIQHFRGLNPDFYLFAPKGANYWTTNETDKRDYWSKRFKDIKDELGLGKDYGLYSFRHTFITKLYRELRTQYGQMETYDKLMLITGHSTLLALQQYLRDIDAELPEDYSHLFK
- the pdxH gene encoding pyridoxamine 5'-phosphate oxidase is translated as MQEDLSKYRKSYEKQELLEVNVPDNPIQLFQTWFYEVEENGGVEETNAMSVSTIGLDGFPKTRVVLLKKYTYEGFIFYTNYLSEKGKAIAQNPNICLSFFWASMERQVIIKGVAEKLAENLSDGYFESRPLGSKLGALVSPQSEVIPSREFLENELQKLEEIYTDEVPRPKHWGGFLVRPQSIEFWQGRPNRLHDRIRYTLTEDYDWKIERLAP
- a CDS encoding ribonuclease Z; this translates as MEITILGCHSATPRANARPSSQVLEMRGHLFLIDCGEGSQMALRNANVKFSRIKHIFISHLHGDHFFGLPGLISTFQLLGRETELHIYGPKGIKEAILLLLKLGGAWSSFYIHFHELESDVSEILLDDEKVQVRTIPLKHRVYTNGFLFQEKQTERRLNIDAIQNYGVQICDYQNIKNGKDIELENGEIIPNEILSFNPISPQSYAYCSDTLYFESLAEEIQGARVVYHESTFLKQHNDLAIKTMHSTAFQAGLTAKNANAETLILGHYSSRYSDKKLFLDEAQEVFPNTLLSEDGKKFVFHN
- a CDS encoding outer membrane beta-barrel protein, giving the protein MKKLLCLLSFFMVTCVFSQSVTPRFGLNVDQASYSSKVDTYPGITYNYRWVFPTYQFDFERLDYGNGKSYKIGYHIGANVEFPIFRFLDVESGVFYITRGESIKGNARESNSEVIRGTYTDRTNIHTIYTPLNLKFNVRVYNDLYFNVLVGGYMDVFLSGKRKFSIRSYSEETEIPFGNDGYKRYGFSPTLGAGITYKPFVFRFTFDGWTNYASEAKTISTSSFTFSVGYKFDLRRK
- a CDS encoding ribonuclease Z, with the translated sequence MTKEKDIKVLKISKSELPDFISNFKNDENLKSFHLILDLLSVKDLENKDLKPFVEISKFHNKTNKKSIVIVNDEITYGNIPNDVNVTPTLQEAYDIIEMEEIQRDLGI
- a CDS encoding aspartate carbamoyltransferase catalytic subunit; its protein translation is MSQLSVNHLLGIKYLTEKDIQLIFETADHFKEVINRPIKKVPSLRDITIANLFFENSTRTKLSFELAEKRLSADIINFSASQSSVAKGETLIDTVNNILAMKVDMVVMRHPNPGAGVFLSKHVKASIINAGDGAHEHPTQALLDSYSIREKLGDVAGKKVVIVGDILHSRVALSNIFALQLQGAQVKVCGPKTLIPKYIHELGVGVETDLRKALEWCDVANMLRIQNERLDISYFPSTREYVQQYGLTKEILNSLPKEIVVMHPGPINRGVEITSEVADSEQSVILQQVENGVAIRMAVIYLLASKINQ